The Thermoanaerobacterium thermosaccharolyticum DSM 571 region TGATTCTTTGCCAATCAATTTTTCTAAACTTTCTTGTATATTCTCTTCCAAGAAACATATTTTCATATACGCTTAATGACGGAATCAGGTTTAATTCCTGATGTATCATAGAAATACCATATTTTTCAGCATCTTTTATATTTTCATTTTCTATTTCATTACCATTTAAATAAATTTTACCTGAATCCCTTTTGTATATACCGCATAAAATTTTCATTAATGTTGATTTACCTGCACCATTTTCTCCTACTAAAGCAAGGACATGCCCTTTATGCAATTCCAAGCTAACATTATCCAAAACTACTGCATTACCAAATTTTTTGCTTATATTAGAAATCTTTAACAAAGGTTCCATAACATTAACGCCCCTTAATTAAAACTCTACTCCTGATTGCAATATGATATTTGCAAAAGATGTAAACTCTCCAGTTCTAATAACAGCCTTTGACATTTTACTCATTTCCTTCAATTTTTCATGATCAATAATAATTATTTTATCTTGTAATAGCTTAGTAACTTCTAAATATAATTCATTATTTTTATCTATCATCTCTTTAGCAATATATGCCTTTTCAACGCCAAGTTCCGAAAGCACAGCCTTTAGCGTTTCTAAAAAACTAGGAATACCTGGTGATAGAGCAATATCTATTCTTTTAGTATTCTCTGGTACTGGCAATCCACTATCTGCTATTACCAAAAGATCTTTATGTCCACATTCTGCAACAATTCTTGATATTTCACTATTAAGCAAAGTTGTTTTTTTCATGAACTTCTCTCCTCTCATTAATAAATTTTTCAACCTCTAACTTATCTGGCAAAGAATCCTGTGTACCTTCTTTTGTTACAGTTAAAGCAGAAACATAAGTTGCAAACTCAATAGCTTCTTTTATGCTTTTACCATTATTTAAAGCAATTGATATAGCACCAGTAAAAGAATCACCTGCTGCCGTAGTATCTATAGCGTCTACCTGTACTGCTGCAAAATGTAAAGAATCATTTTTATTCTTTAAAAAGCATCCTTTTTCTCCTAAAGTCGTTATTATGTTTTGTACTCCTGATTCCAATAAAATCTCAGATGCATTGTTAATATCTTCAATAGTCTTTACATTTTTCTTAGTTAAAATTGACAATTCACTTTCATTCGGCGTTAAAATATATATATTTTTCAATATTTCTTCAGGTATTTTTCTGGCAGGCGCTGGATTCAATATGACTTTTATATTTTTTTTGTTGCAAATCTCAATAGCGTATTTTACTGTTTCAATCGGAATTTCTAATTGTAATACACAAATTTCGGCTGCATCAAACAAGTCTAAATGTCTATTTATTTGTTCAACATCTAATTTTTTATTTGCTCCTTGATTTACAGATATATTGTTCTCACCTTTATCACTAACATATATAAATGCCATACCGGTTTTTTCTGTTTTATCGATTTCAATGCCACTTGGCTTTACTTTTTGTTTATCTAAATTTTCAATCAGTTCTTTGCCAAAGTTATCGTCTCCAACTCTGCCTATCATAGTAACATTTCCACCTAATTTAGCTATTGCGACAGCTTGATTTGCACCTTTCCCTCCAAATGAATAGTTTACTTCTTTTGCAATAACAGTTTCACCAATCTTTGGTATATGCTCAACTTTTATTACAATGTCCATATTAATACTTCCAACTACTAAAATATTTTTCATGTTATCACCTCAAATATTATTATGATACTCTCTAACGCTTTTTCTTTCAATCAAGCTAGGTTCAAATTTAACAACTTTTTTTCTAACTTTTTCTCCTTCAATAAGCTTTATTAATACTCTAGTAGCTGTCAAACCCATATCATAAGAAGGTTGTTTTATTGTAGTTAGTTGCGGTTCTAAAATCTGTGAAAGTTGAATATCATCAAAGCCAACTATTGATATATCATCAGGTATCCTATATCCCTTCTTCTTTAAAGTTTTATAAACACCATAGGCCATTAAGTCATTGCAAGCAAAAATGCCAGTTACATCTTTGTTTTCAATTATCTTTTCTGCTGCAACCATACCACTATTTATTTTAAAATCTCCTTCTATAATCATGCTGTTATTTATTTCAATATTAAAATCTGAAAGTGCTTTTTTGTATCCATTTAATCTCTCTATAGCACTTTTTGTATAAAGTGGTCCAGTAATGCAAGCTATATTTCTATGTCCTAGTTCGATTAGATATTTTGTAGCTAAATAACCACCTTTATAGTTATCCAAAAAAACACCATAAATATTTTTTAATTTTGGTTCAATTGATCTGTCAATCATTACAACAGGAATTCCCGAATCGATTAAATCAATAATATGTTCATATTTTGGTATTGAACTTGATGTAAATATAATTCCATCAACGCATTTTTCTCTTAACACAGCTATATAATTATTTTCTTTTTCTGCGTTATCATCTGTATTACATAAAAATATATTGTAACCATAAATATTAGCACAATCCTCTGCACCTCTCGCTATTTCAGGGAAGAAGGGGTTTGTAATATCTGGTATAATCAATCCAATTGTTTTCGTTTTCTTTGTAACCAAACTCCTTGCTATAGCATTAGGTTGATAATTTGTTTCTTTTATTATTTGCAATATCTTATTTTTAGTCTGCTCACTAATACTGTCATCTTTGTTATTAATTACTTTGGAAACAGTAGTTATTGATACATTTGCTAATCTAGCTATATCTTTTATAGTTATTGCCACTTGCATCACCAAATTATCAAGATTAACGTTTTAGTAAAACGCTTTACTAATAATAGTATAGTATGCTACCAATAAAAAGTCAATATGTTTTTTTAATTTTGTGTAATTATTCTGATAAAATGTCATATATGAGAGAGAAATGTACTGCGTTTGCATGATAATTCTACTTTGATATGGCATAAAAAGTGCCAACACTCATTTAAAAAATATGATAGCCCTTTTAAGTGATAACTCGTAATACATTTTCCCTTTATGGGCAACAAAAGTGATAAATGCATAGCAGATTGAACAAATTGAAAGCCAGCTCTTAAGACGCTGGCTAATAACAGAGGCTTATAACATCAGAACAAACCACCCGTTATATATGTGGTCATTGTTCATATAGCGTTATTTTATATATTCAATTCTGTTATTGGAATTAAGCATTCTGATCTTATCTCTTATAACATTTGAAAGCAATTTTTTCATCGGTGCAAACATTTCATCTGGATATGGATCTATGCGTTTTATTTTTGATGCGGCTTCTTTAAGCCCGTTATTCATTGCAATGCGCAAATCAGCGTATAAATTTACTTTAGTAATCCCATG contains the following coding sequences:
- a CDS encoding LacI family DNA-binding transcriptional regulator, with product MAITIKDIARLANVSITTVSKVINNKDDSISEQTKNKILQIIKETNYQPNAIARSLVTKKTKTIGLIIPDITNPFFPEIARGAEDCANIYGYNIFLCNTDDNAEKENNYIAVLREKCVDGIIFTSSSIPKYEHIIDLIDSGIPVVMIDRSIEPKLKNIYGVFLDNYKGGYLATKYLIELGHRNIACITGPLYTKSAIERLNGYKKALSDFNIEINNSMIIEGDFKINSGMVAAEKIIENKDVTGIFACNDLMAYGVYKTLKKKGYRIPDDISIVGFDDIQLSQILEPQLTTIKQPSYDMGLTATRVLIKLIEGEKVRKKVVKFEPSLIERKSVREYHNNI
- the rbsK gene encoding ribokinase, producing MKNILVVGSINMDIVIKVEHIPKIGETVIAKEVNYSFGGKGANQAVAIAKLGGNVTMIGRVGDDNFGKELIENLDKQKVKPSGIEIDKTEKTGMAFIYVSDKGENNISVNQGANKKLDVEQINRHLDLFDAAEICVLQLEIPIETVKYAIEICNKKNIKVILNPAPARKIPEEILKNIYILTPNESELSILTKKNVKTIEDINNASEILLESGVQNIITTLGEKGCFLKNKNDSLHFAAVQVDAIDTTAAGDSFTGAISIALNNGKSIKEAIEFATYVSALTVTKEGTQDSLPDKLEVEKFINERREVHEKNNFA
- the rbsD gene encoding D-ribose pyranase translates to MKKTTLLNSEISRIVAECGHKDLLVIADSGLPVPENTKRIDIALSPGIPSFLETLKAVLSELGVEKAYIAKEMIDKNNELYLEVTKLLQDKIIIIDHEKLKEMSKMSKAVIRTGEFTSFANIILQSGVEF